One region of Pseudomonas sp. ABC1 genomic DNA includes:
- a CDS encoding bifunctional O-acetylhomoserine aminocarboxypropyltransferase/cysteine synthase — MKPETLAIHAGYSPDPTTRAVAVPIYQTSSYAFDSTQHGADLFDLKVPGNIYTRIMNPTNDVLEQRLAALEGGVGALAVASGAAAITYAVQTLAEVGDNIVSVAKLYGGTYNLFAHTLPRFGIEVRFAAHDDIAALEALIDDKTKAVFCESIGNPAGNIVDLQALAEAAHRHGVPLIVDNTVATPILTRPFDYGADIVVHSLTKYIGGHGNSIGGIVVDSGKFPWAEHKTRFPLLNSPDPSYHGVVYTEAFGPAAFIGRCRVVPLRNTGAALSPFNAFLILQGLETLALRMERHTENALKVAEYLRDHPQVSWVKYAGLPDHPEHQLARRYTGGKPASILSFGIQGGQDAGARFIDALQLITRLVNIGDAKSLACHPATTTHRQLDDAELEKAGVPRDMVRLSIGIEHIDDILEDIAQALEASKG; from the coding sequence ATGAAACCGGAAACCCTCGCCATCCACGCCGGCTACAGCCCCGACCCGACTACCCGCGCGGTCGCCGTGCCGATCTACCAGACCAGTTCCTACGCCTTCGACAGCACCCAGCATGGCGCCGACCTGTTCGACCTGAAGGTGCCGGGCAATATCTACACGCGCATCATGAACCCGACCAACGATGTGCTGGAACAGCGCCTGGCGGCGCTGGAGGGTGGCGTAGGTGCGTTGGCCGTGGCCTCCGGCGCAGCGGCGATCACCTACGCGGTGCAGACCCTGGCAGAAGTGGGCGACAACATCGTCTCGGTGGCCAAGCTCTATGGCGGCACCTACAACCTGTTCGCCCACACCCTGCCGCGCTTCGGCATCGAGGTGCGCTTCGCCGCGCACGATGACATCGCCGCCCTGGAAGCGCTGATCGACGACAAGACCAAAGCGGTCTTCTGCGAGTCCATCGGCAACCCGGCCGGCAATATCGTCGACCTGCAGGCGCTGGCCGAAGCCGCGCACCGCCATGGCGTGCCGCTGATCGTCGACAATACCGTGGCCACGCCGATCCTCACCCGCCCCTTCGACTACGGCGCGGACATCGTCGTGCATTCGCTGACCAAGTACATCGGCGGACACGGCAACAGCATCGGCGGCATCGTCGTCGACTCCGGCAAATTTCCCTGGGCCGAGCACAAGACACGCTTCCCGCTGCTCAACAGCCCGGACCCGTCCTACCATGGCGTGGTCTACACCGAAGCCTTCGGCCCGGCTGCCTTCATCGGGCGCTGCCGCGTGGTGCCGTTGCGCAATACCGGTGCGGCGCTGTCGCCGTTCAATGCCTTTCTCATCCTGCAAGGCCTGGAGACCCTGGCGCTGCGCATGGAGCGCCATACCGAGAACGCACTGAAGGTCGCCGAATACCTGCGCGATCATCCGCAAGTGAGCTGGGTGAAGTACGCCGGCCTGCCCGATCATCCCGAGCATCAACTGGCGCGGCGCTATACCGGCGGCAAGCCGGCGAGCATCCTGTCCTTCGGTATCCAGGGCGGGCAGGACGCCGGGGCGCGCTTTATCGACGCCCTGCAACTGATCACCCGGCTGGTGAACATCGGCGACGCCAAGTCACTGGCCTGCCACCCGGCCACCACCACCCACCGCCAACTCGACGACGCGGAACTGGAGAAGGCCGGCGTACCGCGCGACATGGTGCGTCTGTCGATCGGTATCGAGCACATCGACGATATCCTCGAAGACATCGCCCAGGCGCTGGAAGCATCCAAAGGCTGA
- a CDS encoding YggS family pyridoxal phosphate-dependent enzyme, with protein sequence MSTIAKNIAKVVSRICDAAQVSAREAASVGLLAVSKTQPAHAVREAHEAGLNDFGENYLQEALDKQRLLDDLPLVWHFIGPIQSNKTRAIAEHFDWVHSVDRLKIAQRLSDQRPAHLPPLNICLQVNVSGEDSKSGCAPEEVAPLAAAVAQLPNLRLRGLMTIPAPSDDLAEQRAAFARLRHLLEREDGLDTLSMGMSQDLESAIAEGATWVRIGTALFGARDYSGKPDTNQGTPA encoded by the coding sequence ATGTCCACGATAGCGAAGAATATTGCAAAGGTGGTTTCACGCATCTGTGACGCAGCGCAGGTTTCCGCACGCGAAGCCGCCTCGGTGGGACTGCTTGCGGTGAGCAAGACGCAACCGGCGCATGCCGTGCGCGAAGCCCACGAAGCCGGGCTGAACGACTTCGGCGAGAACTACCTGCAGGAGGCGCTGGACAAGCAGCGCCTGCTCGACGACCTGCCCCTGGTCTGGCATTTCATCGGCCCGATCCAGTCCAACAAGACCCGCGCCATCGCCGAGCACTTCGACTGGGTGCACTCGGTGGACCGGCTGAAAATCGCCCAGCGCCTGTCGGACCAACGCCCCGCACACCTGCCACCGCTGAATATCTGCCTGCAGGTCAACGTCAGCGGCGAGGACAGCAAGTCCGGCTGCGCCCCCGAAGAGGTCGCCCCTCTGGCCGCTGCCGTGGCGCAGTTGCCAAACCTGCGGCTACGCGGTCTGATGACCATTCCCGCACCCAGCGACGACCTCGCCGAGCAACGCGCCGCCTTTGCCCGTCTGCGCCACCTGCTGGAGCGCGAGGACGGCCTGGATACATTGTCCATGGGCATGAGCCAGGACCTGGAAAGCGCCATCGCCGAAGGCGCCACCTGGGTGCGCATCGGCACGGCGCTGTTCGGCGCCCGCGACTACTCCGGCAAGCCCGACACGAATCAAGGAACCCCTGCATGA
- the proC gene encoding pyrroline-5-carboxylate reductase — protein sequence MSTPRITFIGAGNMAASLIGGLRAQGIEAERIRASDPSPQQREAIAAQHDIETLADNAQALADADIVVLAIKPQVMQAVCRDLAPHLPEQALVVSIAAGITCDSLQRWLGRELPLVRCMPNTPSLLGLGASGLYANARVSDEQRQQAERLLGAVGISVWLEEEHLIDAVTAVSGSGPAYFFLLIEAMADAGQQLGLPRETAIELVLQTALGAARMAKESDVDASELRRRVTSPNGTTEAAIKAFQAGGFEALVGQALNAAAHRSAELAEQLGK from the coding sequence ATGAGCACTCCCCGCATCACCTTCATCGGCGCCGGCAACATGGCCGCCAGCCTGATCGGCGGGCTGCGCGCCCAGGGCATCGAGGCCGAGCGGATTCGCGCCAGCGATCCCTCTCCGCAGCAACGCGAAGCCATCGCCGCCCAGCACGACATCGAGACTTTGGCAGACAACGCCCAGGCCCTCGCCGACGCGGACATCGTGGTCCTGGCGATCAAGCCACAGGTGATGCAGGCGGTCTGCCGCGACCTCGCCCCGCACCTGCCGGAACAGGCGCTTGTGGTGTCGATCGCCGCCGGTATCACCTGCGACAGCCTGCAACGCTGGCTCGGTCGTGAACTGCCGCTGGTACGCTGCATGCCCAATACGCCGTCGCTGCTCGGCCTTGGCGCCAGCGGCCTGTATGCCAATGCGCGGGTTTCCGATGAGCAACGCCAACAGGCCGAACGCCTGCTCGGCGCGGTCGGCATCAGCGTCTGGCTGGAAGAAGAGCACCTGATCGACGCGGTCACCGCCGTGTCCGGCAGCGGCCCGGCCTATTTCTTCCTGCTGATCGAAGCCATGGCCGACGCGGGCCAGCAGCTCGGCCTGCCACGCGAAACCGCCATCGAACTGGTCCTGCAAACCGCACTGGGCGCGGCGCGCATGGCCAAGGAAAGCGACGTCGACGCCAGCGAACTGCGCCGTCGCGTCACCTCACCGAACGGAACCACCGAAGCCGCGATCAAAGCCTTCCAGGCCGGCGGCTTCGAAGCGCTGGTCGGGCAGGCGCTGAACGCCGCCGCCCACCGCTCCGCCGAACTCGCCGAACAACTGGGCAAATAA
- a CDS encoding DUF167 domain-containing protein: MSFFRWDGEDLILVCHLQPKASKDEFAGLHGERLKIRLTAPPVEGKANAHLQAFLAKAFGVAKSQVSLESGELNRQKRLRIHAPRQLPDLPGLARPER; encoded by the coding sequence GTGAGCTTCTTCCGCTGGGATGGCGAGGACCTGATCCTCGTCTGCCACCTGCAACCCAAGGCGAGCAAGGACGAGTTCGCCGGGTTGCATGGCGAGCGCCTGAAAATCCGCCTTACCGCCCCGCCGGTCGAAGGCAAGGCCAACGCCCATCTGCAGGCGTTCCTGGCCAAGGCCTTCGGCGTGGCGAAAAGCCAGGTCAGCCTGGAGAGCGGCGAGCTGAACCGGCAGAAACGCCTGCGCATCCATGCGCCCCGACAATTGCCGGACCTGCCGGGGCTGGCACGTCCGGAGCGTTAA
- a CDS encoding type IV pilus twitching motility protein PilT, giving the protein MDITELLAFSVKQGASDLHLSAGLPPMIRVDGDVRRINLPPQDHKQVHTLIYDIMNDRQRKDFEERLETDFSFEVPGLARFRVNAFNQNRGAGAVFRTIPSRVLTLDDLGMGEVFRKIADVPRGLVLVTGPTGSGKSTTLAAMLDYLNESRYQHILTIEDPIEFVHESKKCLVNQREVHRDTRSFSDALRSALREDPDIILVGEMRDLETIRLALTAAETGHLVFGTLHTTSAAKTIDRVVDVFPAEEKSMVRSMLSESLQAVISQALLKKIGGGRVAAHEIMIGTPAIRNLIREDKVAQMYSSIQTGGSLGMQTLDASLKALVAKGIVSRDSAREKAKSPEGF; this is encoded by the coding sequence ATGGATATCACTGAACTGCTGGCGTTCAGCGTCAAGCAGGGCGCGTCCGACCTGCACCTTTCCGCCGGCCTGCCGCCGATGATCCGCGTCGATGGCGACGTGCGTCGCATCAACCTGCCGCCGCAGGACCACAAGCAGGTGCATACGCTGATCTACGACATCATGAATGATCGGCAGCGCAAGGATTTCGAAGAGCGGCTGGAAACCGACTTCTCCTTCGAGGTGCCCGGCCTGGCGCGTTTCCGGGTCAACGCCTTCAACCAGAACCGTGGTGCCGGCGCGGTGTTCCGCACCATTCCCTCACGGGTGCTGACCCTGGATGACCTGGGCATGGGCGAGGTGTTCCGCAAGATCGCCGACGTACCACGCGGGCTGGTGCTGGTGACCGGGCCGACCGGCTCGGGCAAGTCCACCACCCTGGCGGCGATGCTCGACTACCTCAACGAAAGCCGCTACCAGCACATCCTCACCATCGAGGATCCGATCGAGTTCGTGCATGAGTCGAAGAAGTGCCTGGTCAACCAGCGCGAGGTGCACCGTGATACCCGCAGTTTCTCCGATGCCCTGCGCTCGGCGTTGCGTGAGGACCCGGACATCATCCTGGTCGGCGAGATGCGCGACCTCGAAACCATCCGTCTGGCACTGACCGCGGCGGAAACCGGTCACCTGGTGTTCGGCACCCTGCACACCACCTCGGCGGCCAAGACCATCGACCGGGTGGTGGACGTGTTCCCAGCGGAAGAGAAGAGCATGGTGCGCTCGATGCTGTCGGAGTCGTTGCAGGCGGTGATTTCCCAGGCGCTGCTGAAGAAGATCGGCGGTGGCCGGGTGGCCGCCCACGAGATCATGATCGGCACTCCGGCGATCCGTAACCTGATTCGCGAGGACAAGGTGGCGCAGATGTATTCGTCGATCCAGACCGGCGGCTCGCTGGGCATGCAGACCCTGGACGCGTCACTCAAGGCGCTGGTGGCCAAGGGGATCGTCAGCCGCGACAGTGCCCGTGAAAAGGCCAAGTCGCCCGAAGGTTTCTAG
- a CDS encoding bifunctional diguanylate cyclase/phosphodiesterase: MDSQRDELGLGALSSAIFEASVDSMVVIDEMGVIQALNKAALDTFGYAAGELLGCNVSLLMPAGEARAHDGYLQNYRQSGQRKIIGIGREVTGRRKDASEFPLHLSIAELQHGGRRLFVGICHDISERRRMIDDISHLATHDSLTGCLNRHQLLVSLQRMLAEPVSHGWRAVIFIDLDGFKQVNDRQGHRVGDRLLGLVAERLQRQLRPGDLLARVGGDEFVALIGLPPDNAEHVAHSVCKRLLESLCQAFRVEGLSLYVNASIGVSFCTGQGCVADQLIHDADLAMYQAKGEGGGCIRFFQPEMRWRTERRVLMLERLRDALAQGRFELHYQLQLALDDLRITGLEALLRWTDAELGQLSPDDFIPVAIEYGLMPAIDLWVLRRACMDNRLLIDSECLDVPVAVNIGSQLFQQRDFAERVQDILSEVGLPGRRLELEVTETGAMDDAQVVTENIQVLKRLGVTIAMDDFGTGFSSLLRLRRLAFDRLKIDRSFVRSLPAASDQAIVQAALAIAASLELEVVAEGVETAEQLEYLRRCGCTYGQGFWFARPMPLQALRRHLALPA; this comes from the coding sequence ATGGACAGTCAACGTGACGAACTGGGGTTGGGCGCCCTGAGTTCGGCCATCTTCGAGGCCTCCGTCGACAGCATGGTGGTGATCGACGAGATGGGCGTCATCCAGGCCCTGAACAAGGCCGCGCTGGATACGTTCGGCTATGCCGCCGGCGAACTGCTGGGCTGCAACGTGTCACTGCTGATGCCGGCCGGCGAGGCGCGGGCCCACGATGGCTACCTGCAGAACTATCGCCAGAGTGGCCAGCGCAAGATCATCGGCATCGGGCGGGAGGTGACGGGCCGGCGCAAGGATGCTTCCGAGTTCCCCTTGCACTTGAGCATCGCCGAGTTGCAGCACGGCGGACGGCGGCTGTTCGTCGGCATTTGCCACGACATCAGCGAACGTCGGCGGATGATCGACGACATCAGCCATCTGGCCACCCATGACAGCCTGACCGGCTGCCTCAACCGGCATCAGTTGCTGGTGAGCTTGCAGCGGATGCTCGCCGAGCCCGTCAGCCATGGGTGGCGTGCGGTGATCTTCATCGATCTGGACGGCTTCAAGCAGGTCAATGACCGCCAGGGGCACCGGGTCGGCGATCGGCTGCTCGGGCTGGTGGCCGAGCGTCTGCAACGGCAGTTGCGTCCTGGCGATTTGCTGGCGCGGGTCGGAGGCGACGAGTTCGTGGCACTGATCGGCCTGCCGCCGGACAACGCCGAGCATGTGGCGCACAGTGTCTGCAAACGCCTGCTGGAGAGCCTGTGCCAGGCCTTCCGCGTCGAAGGACTGTCGCTCTATGTGAATGCGAGCATCGGTGTCAGTTTCTGCACGGGGCAGGGGTGTGTGGCCGATCAACTCATTCACGATGCCGATCTGGCGATGTACCAGGCCAAGGGCGAAGGAGGCGGTTGCATACGTTTCTTCCAGCCGGAGATGCGCTGGCGCACCGAGCGTCGGGTGCTGATGCTCGAACGCCTGCGCGACGCCCTGGCCCAGGGCCGCTTCGAGCTGCACTACCAGTTGCAGCTTGCCCTGGATGACCTGCGCATCACCGGGCTGGAAGCGTTGCTGCGCTGGACGGACGCGGAACTTGGCCAGTTGTCGCCGGATGATTTCATTCCCGTTGCCATCGAGTACGGACTGATGCCGGCCATCGACCTGTGGGTGCTGCGGCGGGCCTGCATGGATAACCGTTTGCTGATCGACAGTGAATGCCTGGATGTACCGGTGGCGGTCAATATCGGCAGCCAGTTGTTCCAGCAGCGGGATTTCGCCGAGCGGGTCCAGGACATTCTGTCCGAGGTCGGGTTGCCTGGGCGACGGCTGGAACTGGAGGTGACCGAGACGGGCGCGATGGATGATGCGCAGGTGGTCACCGAGAACATCCAGGTTCTGAAGCGGCTGGGCGTGACCATTGCCATGGACGATTTCGGCACAGGTTTCTCGTCGTTGCTGCGCCTGCGGCGGCTGGCCTTCGACCGCCTGAAAATCGACCGCTCGTTCGTCCGTTCGCTGCCCGCCGCCAGCGACCAGGCGATCGTCCAGGCCGCGCTGGCGATCGCGGCCAGCCTGGAGCTGGAGGTGGTCGCCGAGGGCGTGGAAACCGCCGAGCAACTGGAGTACCTGCGCCGTTGCGGCTGCACCTACGGCCAGGGCTTCTGGTTCGCCCGCCCGATGCCGCTGCAGGCATTGCGCCGACACCTCGCACTGCCCGCATGA
- a CDS encoding PilT/PilU family type 4a pilus ATPase has product MEFEKLLRLMVERGGSDLFITVGVAPSMKVAGRIEPVGTQPLSAEQVRSMVLAEMDERQRREFSEHHECNFAIDASGIGRFRVSAFSQRNQAGMVLRRIETHIPSIEALQLPDTLAQLAMARRGLVLFVGGTGTGKSTSLAALVGHRNRNASGHIITIEDPIEFLHQHQGCIVTQREVGIDTDSFEVALKNTLRQAPDVILIGEVRSRETMEHALAFAETGHLCLATLHANNANQALDRIINFFPADRHNQVWMDLSLNLKAIVAQQLLPSADGKGRRAAIEVLLNTPLASDLIRKGEVQELKELMKRSGEQGMQTFDQALLELYRSGAITYEDALLHADSANDLRLMIKLERGVEPVGGDAMGLSLQLDGEAPPLR; this is encoded by the coding sequence ATGGAATTCGAAAAATTACTGCGCCTGATGGTGGAGCGTGGCGGCTCCGATCTGTTCATTACGGTGGGCGTCGCGCCGTCGATGAAGGTCGCTGGGCGGATCGAGCCGGTCGGCACGCAGCCGCTGTCGGCCGAGCAGGTACGAAGCATGGTGCTGGCAGAAATGGACGAGCGTCAGCGCCGTGAGTTCTCGGAGCACCACGAGTGCAATTTCGCCATCGATGCCAGTGGAATCGGGCGTTTTCGTGTCAGCGCTTTCTCCCAGCGCAACCAGGCGGGTATGGTGTTGCGTCGCATCGAGACCCACATCCCTAGCATCGAGGCGCTGCAACTGCCGGACACCCTGGCGCAACTGGCGATGGCCCGCCGGGGCCTGGTGCTGTTCGTCGGAGGTACCGGCACCGGCAAGTCCACCTCGCTGGCCGCCCTGGTCGGGCACCGCAACCGCAACGCCAGCGGGCATATCATCACCATCGAGGACCCCATCGAGTTCCTGCATCAACACCAGGGCTGCATCGTCACCCAGCGCGAGGTCGGTATCGACACCGATTCCTTCGAGGTGGCGCTGAAGAACACCCTGCGCCAGGCCCCGGATGTGATCCTGATCGGCGAGGTTCGCTCCAGGGAAACCATGGAGCATGCCCTGGCCTTCGCCGAAACCGGGCACCTGTGTCTGGCCACGCTGCACGCCAACAACGCCAACCAGGCGCTGGACCGCATCATCAACTTCTTCCCGGCGGACCGGCACAATCAGGTCTGGATGGACCTCTCGCTCAACCTCAAGGCCATCGTCGCCCAGCAATTATTGCCCTCTGCCGATGGCAAGGGACGCCGTGCGGCTATCGAGGTGCTGCTCAACACGCCACTGGCCTCCGACCTGATCCGCAAGGGCGAGGTGCAGGAATTGAAGGAGCTTATGAAACGCTCCGGTGAGCAGGGTATGCAGACGTTCGACCAGGCGCTGCTCGAACTCTATCGAAGCGGGGCGATCACCTACGAGGACGCTCTGCTACATGCTGATTCAGCCAATGACCTGCGCCTGATGATCAAGCTGGAACGCGGTGTCGAGCCAGTGGGTGGCGATGCCATGGGCTTGAGCCTGCAGCTCGATGGGGAGGCGCCGCCTCTTCGTTGA
- a CDS encoding transcriptional regulator, translating into MKFAERLHAALINAGYEPRPSVLEREFNLRYWGKPLTLHAVRRWLRGEALPTEDKMLVLAQWLRIDPQTLRFGDEVPERIGRENDQLAGLAHQERETLEAFLKLSHGRRKLVRDIILTFVQAEASKP; encoded by the coding sequence ATGAAGTTCGCCGAACGACTGCACGCCGCCCTGATAAATGCAGGCTACGAGCCCAGACCATCGGTGCTGGAACGCGAGTTCAACCTGCGTTATTGGGGAAAACCGCTGACGCTGCATGCAGTGCGACGCTGGTTGCGCGGCGAGGCCCTGCCAACCGAGGACAAGATGCTGGTACTCGCGCAGTGGCTGAGGATAGACCCGCAGACGTTACGCTTCGGCGATGAGGTGCCGGAGCGCATCGGCAGGGAAAACGACCAGTTGGCGGGCCTGGCCCATCAGGAGCGGGAAACCCTGGAAGCCTTTCTCAAACTTTCGCACGGGCGGCGCAAGCTGGTACGCGACATCATCCTGACCTTCGTCCAGGCCGAAGCCTCGAAGCCCTGA
- a CDS encoding TM2 domain-containing protein, whose product MQTRDTHSKIIGYLLWIFGFLGSHRFYYGRPVTGTIWFFTLGLFFIGWIIDLFLIPSMDREASLRFHGGDIDYNIAWILLTFLGAFGVHRMYQGKWITGILYLCTLGLFGLGVLYDFWTLNTQISVRNAERG is encoded by the coding sequence ATGCAGACACGCGATACTCACAGCAAGATCATCGGCTACCTGTTGTGGATCTTCGGGTTCCTGGGTTCCCATCGCTTCTACTATGGCCGCCCGGTGACCGGCACCATCTGGTTCTTCACCCTGGGCCTGTTCTTCATCGGCTGGATCATCGACCTGTTCCTGATCCCGTCGATGGACCGCGAGGCCAGCCTGCGTTTCCATGGCGGCGATATCGACTACAACATCGCCTGGATACTGCTGACCTTCCTCGGCGCCTTCGGTGTGCATCGCATGTATCAGGGCAAGTGGATCACCGGCATCCTCTACCTGTGTACCCTGGGCTTGTTCGGTCTGGGTGTGCTTTATGACTTCTGGACGCTGAATACGCAGATTTCCGTGCGCAACGCAGAGCGCGGTTGA
- a CDS encoding YggT family protein, producing the protein MSGLIEALVYIIQTLGSLYLLIVLLRFILQLVRADFYNPLSQFIVKATHPLLRPLRKLIPSIGGLDLASLVLALLVQLLLMLVTLALIGYNALGLLPQLLVWSVIGVTSLFLKVFFFALIISVILSWVAPGSHNPGAQLINQICEPFLAPFRKLLPNLGGLDISPIFAFIALNLADRFIIGKLAAYTGLPPMLSPFL; encoded by the coding sequence ATGTCCGGACTCATCGAAGCCCTTGTCTACATCATCCAGACCCTCGGCAGCCTGTACCTGCTGATCGTGCTGTTGCGCTTCATCCTGCAACTGGTGCGCGCCGACTTCTACAACCCGCTCAGCCAGTTCATCGTCAAGGCCACGCACCCGCTGCTGCGCCCGCTGCGCAAGCTGATCCCGAGCATCGGCGGCCTCGACCTGGCCTCGCTGGTGCTGGCGCTGCTGGTACAACTGCTGCTGATGCTGGTCACCCTGGCGCTGATCGGCTACAACGCCCTCGGCCTGCTGCCGCAGTTGCTGGTGTGGTCGGTGATCGGCGTGACCTCGCTGTTCCTCAAGGTGTTCTTCTTCGCCCTGATCATCAGTGTGATCCTCTCCTGGGTCGCCCCTGGCAGCCACAACCCCGGTGCACAGTTGATCAACCAGATCTGCGAACCCTTCCTGGCGCCGTTCCGTAAATTGCTGCCGAACCTGGGCGGCCTGGATATCTCGCCGATCTTCGCCTTCATCGCCCTCAACCTGGCGGACCGCTTCATCATCGGCAAGCTGGCCGCCTATACCGGCCTGCCGCCCATGCTCAGCCCGTTCCTCTGA
- a CDS encoding PAS domain-containing methyl-accepting chemotaxis protein, producing the protein MKVNLPVSRQECAVPADTHLITTTDLHGNITYCNEAFVEISGFARQELIGSAHNLVRHPDMPPVVFQQMWETLKAGRSWMGIVKNRCKSGDFYWVNAYVTPVTENGRIIGYESVRTRTDSEQVRRAERVYARLTAGQAPEPLLERASAFAPWLFLSLPLCLLVWLAQAYVSPDFGLSLALLALLLVPLLSAWMQRRALLAVRGDEVPASAVAVRTYTGLRGLPAQLRMLLILERAKTRTALSRLGDYARQTTQLAGHSDQLGRESEASQQALRIEADMVATAMQQMTVSVNEVASHVQRTAEQARQVTQLSSDGSEDAVKTRAVIERLKTRVLEISTSVEALAEETESIQQAANMIRAVAEQTNLLALNAAIEAARAGEQGRGFAVVADEVRALARKTQESTGAIEQIIHSLRERAGQAVQVARSGSEESAAGLAQVIATERSLAGIDEAVEHIHGMTRQMAAAADQQASVCEEIARQITRIAGACEQNTVISERSSKIGGELSSTACSLHALVERFNG; encoded by the coding sequence ATGAAAGTCAATCTGCCCGTAAGCCGGCAGGAGTGTGCTGTTCCGGCTGACACGCATCTGATCACCACCACTGATCTGCATGGCAACATCACCTACTGCAACGAAGCATTCGTCGAGATCAGCGGCTTTGCGCGGCAGGAACTGATCGGGAGCGCGCACAACCTGGTGCGCCATCCGGACATGCCTCCGGTGGTTTTCCAGCAGATGTGGGAGACCCTGAAAGCCGGGCGAAGCTGGATGGGGATCGTCAAGAATCGCTGCAAGAGCGGCGACTTCTATTGGGTCAATGCCTACGTAACACCGGTTACGGAAAATGGCCGCATCATCGGTTACGAATCCGTGAGAACCCGCACCGATAGCGAGCAGGTCCGGCGTGCGGAGCGCGTCTATGCCAGGCTCACTGCCGGGCAGGCGCCCGAGCCGTTGCTGGAGCGTGCATCCGCGTTCGCCCCGTGGTTGTTTCTGAGCCTGCCGCTCTGCCTGTTGGTGTGGCTGGCGCAGGCTTATGTATCCCCGGACTTTGGCCTGTCGCTGGCACTGCTCGCCTTGCTGCTGGTGCCGCTGTTGTCCGCCTGGATGCAGCGCCGCGCGCTGCTGGCGGTGCGCGGTGACGAGGTGCCGGCCAGTGCCGTGGCGGTGCGCACCTATACGGGCCTGAGGGGGTTGCCGGCCCAGTTGCGGATGCTGCTGATCCTCGAGCGGGCGAAGACCCGCACAGCGCTCAGCCGCCTGGGCGACTATGCGCGGCAGACGACGCAACTGGCCGGGCACAGCGACCAGCTTGGGCGCGAGTCGGAGGCTTCGCAGCAGGCACTGCGGATCGAAGCAGACATGGTCGCCACGGCCATGCAGCAGATGACGGTTTCGGTCAACGAAGTGGCCAGCCACGTCCAGCGCACGGCGGAGCAGGCGCGGCAAGTCACGCAACTGTCCAGCGACGGCAGCGAGGATGCGGTGAAGACGCGGGCCGTGATCGAGCGCCTGAAGACGCGCGTGCTGGAAATCAGCACCAGCGTCGAAGCGCTGGCCGAGGAAACCGAGTCGATCCAGCAGGCTGCCAACATGATTCGCGCCGTGGCCGAGCAGACCAACCTGCTGGCGCTCAATGCCGCCATCGAGGCGGCGCGCGCCGGGGAGCAAGGGCGTGGTTTCGCCGTGGTCGCCGACGAGGTGCGGGCGCTGGCGCGCAAGACCCAGGAGTCGACCGGCGCCATCGAGCAGATCATTCACTCGCTGCGAGAGCGGGCCGGACAGGCGGTGCAGGTGGCTCGCTCGGGCAGCGAGGAGTCTGCAGCGGGCCTGGCCCAGGTGATCGCGACGGAGCGGTCGCTGGCCGGGATCGACGAGGCGGTCGAGCATATCCATGGCATGACCCGGCAGATGGCGGCGGCGGCCGACCAGCAGGCCTCGGTCTGTGAGGAAATCGCCCGGCAGATCACGCGTATTGCCGGTGCCTGCGAGCAGAACACCGTCATTTCCGAGCGGTCGTCGAAGATCGGGGGCGAGCTGTCATCGACGGCTTGTTCCCTGCATGCACTGGTGGAGCGCTTCAATGGGTGA